From one Peredibacter starrii genomic stretch:
- a CDS encoding sensor histidine kinase, protein MNEVVKYIFFFLIGTTIINFGIAWAAKIKTKNKEFNQLIWYWTSLFATYVAVALLNDSPTAIGFAYFFQFIPAFLKTKVLRDSRGIESDWKKFLAVQAFGMVASAYLLLYTDLGFTISLLPVTFSTTLPYWEPVWNSLVSKRFEANWIEKGLSIVLLTSIINHFNYAFFRLEESAAWWGWGVSIAQYQCISIFLPLLINHRREVNEILIKTVSHDLANPLTVINAYIGMLQSGRIQESDVKMIWDRIQMNTKSALDMISRIRDAIVTRNQASIVAIHDVSIDRAIHRLMTQFDSRLKEKNVKIAYESSIPLDVYVAAEENTLTEHVFANILSNALKFSHEGSEIKIKVTEVDNTIRIAFIDSGIGIDPDRLEKRLLHSTEGTKGELGSGFGVMVMGYFLRQFDGTHHIHSDGMDKGTTVTVSLKKSTAKSFKETKQKSDLIT, encoded by the coding sequence ATGAATGAAGTAGTAAAGTACATATTCTTCTTCCTGATTGGCACGACCATTATTAACTTTGGTATCGCCTGGGCGGCCAAGATCAAGACCAAGAACAAGGAGTTTAATCAGCTCATTTGGTATTGGACTTCGCTATTTGCTACTTACGTGGCAGTTGCCTTACTTAACGATTCTCCTACGGCCATTGGCTTTGCCTACTTCTTTCAGTTCATTCCTGCGTTCTTGAAGACAAAGGTCCTTCGCGACTCGCGCGGTATCGAGTCAGATTGGAAAAAGTTTCTAGCGGTTCAGGCCTTTGGTATGGTGGCATCGGCTTACCTGCTGCTTTATACAGATTTGGGCTTTACGATTTCCCTATTACCGGTGACGTTTTCAACGACCCTGCCTTATTGGGAGCCAGTTTGGAATTCTCTGGTGAGTAAACGCTTTGAGGCCAACTGGATTGAGAAGGGCCTCTCAATTGTTCTTCTAACTTCAATCATCAACCACTTCAACTACGCCTTCTTCCGCTTAGAAGAATCGGCCGCTTGGTGGGGTTGGGGTGTTTCAATCGCTCAGTATCAGTGTATTTCCATTTTCCTACCACTTCTGATCAATCACCGTCGTGAAGTGAACGAGATTTTGATCAAGACTGTTTCCCACGATCTGGCCAATCCTCTTACGGTCATCAACGCCTATATCGGCATGCTTCAATCAGGTCGCATTCAAGAGTCTGACGTTAAAATGATCTGGGACCGCATTCAAATGAACACCAAATCGGCCCTGGATATGATTTCCCGTATTCGTGATGCCATCGTCACCAGAAACCAGGCCAGCATTGTGGCCATCCATGACGTCTCAATTGATCGTGCGATTCACAGACTCATGACTCAATTTGATTCTCGCCTAAAAGAGAAAAACGTTAAAATTGCTTATGAGAGTTCGATCCCATTAGATGTGTACGTGGCGGCCGAAGAAAATACTCTGACTGAACACGTATTTGCCAATATTCTTTCAAACGCTTTGAAGTTTTCCCATGAAGGTTCAGAAATCAAGATCAAAGTAACCGAGGTTGATAATACCATTCGAATTGCCTTTATTGATTCTGGTATTGGAATAGATCCTGATCGTCTGGAAAAACGACTCCTTCATTCAACTGAAGGTACAAAGGGTGAACTTGGTTCAGGCTTTGGAGTCATGGTCATGGGTTATTTCCTTCGTCAATTCGACGGAACTCACCACATCCACTCAGACGGCATGGACAAGGGAACCACCGTTACCGTGAGCCTCAAGAAGAGCACGGCCAAAAGCTTCAAGGAAACTAAACAGAAAAGTGACCTGATTACCTGA